One part of the Solidesulfovibrio sp. genome encodes these proteins:
- a CDS encoding glycosyltransferase, translating to MEVFPREKPDRRFLPDIPSKGGTRRFHDTRYFSDGKADVYAANDKYRYCSGNVINISQGGMLLAPDKTLEVGQKVVLHFFLTAGTLPEGFESFLKLPSTVVRVDSQTGQAAFQFQTTITEDLQRNRWRYFEAAALIGIMLTLVGVWYLKKESIFYFWFDVPVFLYGLCALFYLITRFFFAALYRPFPVDMHFTPSVSIIVPCFNEEEWIERTVRGCLNQHYPEELLEVIVVDDGSSDGSVAALEAVKAKVYDEVGERLLIHVFPKNRGKRHAMAAGTRLAKGDVMVFVDSDSFLQPDSVLRLVQPLKNPRIGAVTGRCEVENKWTNMLTRMQAVRYYVGFRIFKAAESIFDAVTCLSGPLAAYRRDVLMGYLDVWEHQTYLGRPATFGDDRSLTNYFLGSHDTVYQHTAVTHTIVPSTYKKFYTQQMRWKRSWLRETLRACKFMWKKEPFMAISFYLGFILPLLGPVIVLRAFVVVPLLYGVWPIMYIAGVFFMSMLMCTSYLFIKRSNLWVYGIPFCFFYLFVLLWQIVWAVLTFWKSEWGTRPSSHDSEAH from the coding sequence ATGGAAGTCTTTCCCAGGGAAAAACCCGACCGCCGCTTCCTGCCGGACATCCCCTCCAAGGGGGGTACGCGCCGCTTTCACGACACCCGGTATTTTTCCGACGGCAAGGCCGACGTCTATGCCGCCAACGACAAGTACCGCTACTGCTCGGGCAACGTGATCAACATCTCCCAGGGCGGCATGCTGCTGGCCCCGGACAAGACGCTGGAAGTCGGCCAGAAGGTCGTGCTGCATTTCTTCCTGACCGCCGGCACCCTGCCCGAAGGCTTCGAGTCCTTTCTCAAGCTGCCTTCCACGGTGGTGCGGGTGGACAGCCAGACCGGACAGGCGGCCTTCCAGTTCCAGACGACCATCACCGAGGACCTGCAACGCAACCGCTGGCGCTATTTCGAGGCGGCGGCGCTCATCGGCATCATGCTGACCCTGGTCGGCGTGTGGTACCTCAAAAAGGAAAGCATCTTCTACTTCTGGTTCGACGTGCCGGTCTTCCTCTACGGCCTGTGCGCCCTGTTCTATCTCATCACGCGCTTTTTCTTCGCCGCCCTCTACCGGCCCTTTCCCGTGGACATGCACTTCACGCCGAGCGTGAGCATCATCGTCCCTTGCTTCAACGAGGAGGAGTGGATCGAGCGCACCGTGCGCGGCTGCCTCAACCAGCACTATCCCGAGGAGCTGCTGGAAGTGATCGTGGTCGACGACGGCAGCTCCGACGGCTCGGTGGCCGCCTTGGAGGCGGTCAAGGCCAAGGTCTACGACGAGGTGGGCGAGCGGCTCCTCATCCACGTCTTCCCGAAAAACCGGGGCAAGCGCCACGCCATGGCCGCCGGCACGCGCCTGGCCAAGGGCGACGTCATGGTCTTCGTGGACTCCGACAGCTTTTTGCAGCCCGATTCGGTGCTGCGCCTGGTGCAGCCGCTCAAAAACCCCCGCATCGGCGCGGTCACCGGCCGCTGCGAAGTGGAAAACAAGTGGACCAACATGCTCACCCGCATGCAGGCCGTGCGCTATTACGTGGGCTTTCGCATCTTCAAGGCGGCCGAGAGCATCTTCGACGCCGTGACCTGCCTGTCCGGCCCCCTGGCCGCCTACCGCCGCGACGTGCTCATGGGCTACCTCGACGTCTGGGAGCACCAGACCTACCTGGGCCGGCCGGCCACCTTCGGCGACGACCGCAGCCTCACCAACTATTTCCTGGGCAGCCACGACACGGTCTACCAGCACACGGCCGTGACCCACACCATCGTGCCCTCGACCTACAAGAAGTTCTACACCCAGCAGATGCGCTGGAAGCGGTCCTGGCTGCGCGAGACCCTGCGGGCCTGCAAATTCATGTGGAAGAAGGAGCCGTTCATGGCCATCTCCTTCTACCTGGGTTTCATCCTGCCGCTGCTGGGGCCGGTCATCGTGCTGCGGGCCTTCGTGGTCGTGCCGCTGCTCTACGGCGTGTGGCCCATCATGTACATCGCCGGCGTGTTTTTCATGAGCATGCTCATGTGCACGTCCTACCTGTTCATCAAGCGCTCGAACCTCTGGGTTTACGGCATCCCCTTCTGCTTTTTCTACCTGTTCGTGCTGTTGTGGCAGATCGTGTGGGCCGTACTCACCTTCTGGAAGTCCGAATGGGGTACCCGGCCCTCCAGCCATGACTCGGAAGCCCATTAG